The nucleotide sequence GACTCCTATGACGGTTCATCGTCTGCCCCCTCTCATCGAAGACTCGTACGCGACATGCGCCGGACCATTGCCGTGGGCGTTATTAAGGTGAGCGTACACTGTATTATAATGTTACGGTTTCACGCTTCGTAGGTCCGATCGGGCCTTTTTCTATACCGGCTCATTGTCAGCCCCCACCAATAGCCGAAGACCTGTGCGCTATATGCGCCAGACTGTTGCCGTGGGCGTTATTAAGGTACGGCATACACCGTAAGATGATTTTAGAGTATCACGGCCGTAGTCAGctccctttttttttttcgtcgggaaatgctttgcgcacccactggtctatggggacggccagtgggttatgtgggactctctccgcctacccactaaaacccgacggtttccaccagagcccaaagaaatggagccgcgagttattgtcctggttggacattcgtccgcagctccgcctcaggtTAGAGGCTCGCTCGGTAACCCCGaatcccctcctccagttgtttttatagaggttttctcctcgcggccctGGTACAACGAGACCCCCGGCCCGCCGTAGCGGATTACGGTCTGCTCTATGCCGCTGCTCggtcagctctgctgatcagagaagtaTCGAGACTACAgagagcggccctccaaagaatgggcccgggCAAACGCCCCGCCAGCTCCCACCTGTggggtttttaaagatgtcccctgcatcatggcccgggcaaatgcctcgacggcccccggcccactcaattgtgggttacgggttgcccgacaggcccgccaagttgacgagacctgccgcgcaggtgagaagttagccgcccgcgtgaacagaccacgcggacgttgcccagggTGCACCACGAGGAGGTCCCTCACATTCGCACCCCGTAGTCAGTACCCTATGCTGACTCATAGTCTGCTTGCCCCCGCCTATGGACAGTCAGAGACCCGCCAGACTAGGCCAGAGCCGGCTCCAAAGTGGATTTAAGCGCCCAGGGGCAACGGGTGCCAAGTACCTATCGCGTTTACCTAACATACGAATAAACCCATACTTAATGTTGTGGGAAAATTAGGTCAGAAAAACAAGTGGGAAAATTAGGTCAGAAAAACAAATGGAGGAAAAACATGTACGGGAAATATTATATAGagatagaaaatattattaggTTGTTTCGATTGTTCTGGATTTTCCGCAGATCATTATCATCAAATTTTAGTTAGATGTAGGCTATAGATCCACGTTGGATTCGTAAAGTACTGAGGAATAGCGTTAAAattagtaggtaaataagaAAGGGATACCTACCTGCTTATATTGAAATGATTAATTTTCTGTCGCAGAGCGTAACATTCAAGGAGGTAACAACGGGCAAAATCACCAAGGCCGCCGAGAAGGCCCAGAAGAAGAAATAACTATGGGGCACTTTGAAAATAACGAAGCGACCGCTGGCCCCCCCGCGCCGCGCCCCGGCGCCGGGCGGCCCGCGGGCCCGCGCCGCGCCCCGCCCCGCCCGCGACCCCCTAGCCCCCCACAATCGGAGCTTCTTCACTGGTGACATCACGCTCGACCCCGACATAATATGCATTTATCATAGCACGATATTCTTAAAGTTAGTTCGTTTTAGTTACGCTTACGTGTTAAGTTTATGTCTTTGTGATTATTTTAGTCGTAAGTCACTCGCCAAGTTTGAGTTTCCGTACTTGAAAGCtcgttatgttttattttttcatcgAAAGGAGTTCAGGAGGAAAAGTAGTAGTAGAGTCGCTATTGGATTTTTAAACCACTATGCCGCACAGAGTTTGACGACTGTTGGTAGTGTTTTTAAGTCTGATCTTGTAGATTTTCCGGCTTATCGTTTTAGTAGATAGTTAGGTATTGTTTTAtctgttttaaattattatcgTGATCGTTTTACTTTCATCTTAAGTTTAACTTCAAATAGCAATTGGTTTAGTAAATCGATATCATTGTTTGATGGTAAAGCCTGCtgcattttttaatattataaaataactttactGTAAAATACATTAATCATTTTCTAACTACTGATGTTCCCTTTTTGGAGTGATGTGATATGGAAATTAGGAGAAACACGATAGTACATATTTCTTTCACattattcatttttttaatgtttgataAAGATAATGTAATGGATAAACATCAGAGTGTAGAAAATGGGGGTAATTGGTTGAGAACCAATTCCCTGTAGTTGAATTAGCAGTATGAGTAAAGCgtttaaaacgttttgatagaAATTGAAATCTTTGTAAAGCGTAAGTAATGTATTTCTGTTCCTAGTTACagtaaaaagtataatattatGGATTGTAGTGATTGCGTGTAAGGGTTTAAACTTTCAATATCCAAGAAACGAGCCGCGATATTTTCTCGACGTTAGTAGTTCTTACATACGGAAAACAAACTCAAGACTCATTTTAAgctaaatgtaactttgtaattttttcaataattttgtaaagaccTTATCCTGATAAACCAATAAAGAAGCTACTGGtacaaatgtatttttattgctaCCTACCAATAACACTTTCTGAAACAGCCAACTTCTCCCAACAACAGATAGGAtcacaaataattattatgtcctCACATAAACTCTTCACAAGCATACAAAAAGTTAGTATGAGATAAGGTGCCAGTTCCTCCTCTCTGACCTCTCTATTAGCCCATAATAAAGAGGaggaataaaatttaaaacataaaaacaattaagtaggtacctatttgaaaCTTATTTACACATTGAACAGGGaacaaaaggcgaacttataCATAATACCATTCTCCTCCAGTTAACCTTTGAACAccgtgaaaattaaaataaattaataatccgATGTGCAATGTTTGCCTGGagataatacagggtgtcccaaaaacaatggataaccctataaccatcgataggcctccccaaggtcTCCCTAACACATCAATGACGGCCTATGGGgcagcagggttcaagtggaggctatgtaccggaaagcgcatcgtaggacgtccacccacctacaaagtggaccaacgatctcataaaggtaaaCAGGACTGTTCTGGATGCaggccaaccggtcattatgaaaatcattgaggtaggcctatgttcagcagtggacgtcctatggctgaaatgatgatgatgataaaatgttgctttatttacaatgtgcgttcccttcgcgaggccactgtggaaaactaaggtttcgtatacataaagatttagcagcagaacctctaaaacaaatgtagccAAGTaattctaaaaatgcacaaaatcttaaaaatcttgaaaactgtGATATTTTTAGTAGGGTCAAAATTTgatgttagggagaccatggcgaggcctatggatggttacagggttatccattgtttttgggacaccctgtatattttttcttgGTTGGTCCTAATTTTCTTGATTTGATGTTTATTTGGTTTCAAGGCTGTATAATAACTACTTCCTTcgcttaaaaaaaattacataatgacGTTTCTTTGACATTGACAATCAGCCGTCAGTAATTTGACAGATTGTTTTCATGTTTTGTGTGAGTTGGACTGGTTTTCGCCGCTGTATTTATTTTACGACACCAACAAGCCGCTGATAACGAAACACGATGACGTGTGCCTTGCCGTAAGTGAAAGTAACTTATTAGTGGTAGGAGCAATACGTGTAGGCCTTCAATATCGACTGTACATTCCAACAGTCGCAGTCCCTCGCGCGTCGTGGTTTCGTTCAGTCGGGTGCACGTATCGTTCTACTCCAATAATTTACTATGTGCGGAATATTTGCGTATATCAACCATCTCACGCCTAAAACCCGGCGTGAAATTTTGGAATTGCTTGTCAATGGATTGAAACGATTGGAATACCGTGGCTACGATTCGGCGGGGGTCGCTGTCGATGCTGCCGACTTCAAAGACATCGCTGTGGTGAAACGCAGCGGTAAAGTGGCCGCTTTGGAAGAGTTGCTGCAGGAACGCAGCGTAGAGCTCGCGGTGGAAGAATGTGTCGAGTCGCACTGTGGGATTGCCCACACTCGCTGGGCTACGCACGGTGAGCCGAGCTCCATCAACTCCCATCCTCAGCGCTCCGGAGACGACAATGCTTTTGTTGTCATTCACAATGGCATCATTACAAACTACAAAGAAGTGAAAACCTTCCTAGAAAACAAAGGCTATGTCTTTGAGTCTCAAACTGATACTGAAGCTATAGTGAAGTTGATTCATCACATTTACAGCCAACACAAAAACTACAGCTTCCAAGAGCTGGCCGAGCAGGCTATCCAACAACTTGAAGGTGCTTTTGCTCTGTGCTTCAAATCACGTCACTTCCCAAATGAGTGTGTGGCGACCCGTAGGGGAAGTCCTTTGCTTGTGGGAATCAAAACACGCAGACGGCTCTCCAGCGACCATGTTCCTATTATGTACACCAACAACAAGGCTACACGAGGAGTTGTGCCTTCAGTGCCGCGCGTCAACAGCCATGCTCACTTTGAACCTGAAGAGGAACGTGATGTTGAGTATTTCTTTGCTTCTGATGCTTCTGCTGTTATCGAACACACCAACAGGGTTCTGTATTTTGAAGATGATGATGTTGCCCACATAAAGGATGGAGTTCTGAGCATTCATCGCATGTCTGGAAGCAGCACTGATCCTCATCAACGTGAGATTTTGACCTTAAAACTGGAGTTGCAGCAAATCATGAAAGGTAATTATGAATACTTTATGCAGAAAGAAATATTTGAGCAACCTGAATCTATTGTAAATACAATGAGAGGACGCCTTAACTTTGCCAATGGCACAGTAACTTTGGGAGGTATTAAGGACTACATACCTGAGATCAAGAGATGTAGACGGTTGATGTTGATTGGCTGTGGTACAAGTTACCACAGTGCTGTTGCTACCCGACAGCTCTTGGAAGAATTAACTGAGTTGCCAGTCATGGTTGAACTTGCTTCAGATTTCTTGGACAGAAACACACCTGTATTCCGTGATGATGTCTGTTTCTTTATATCTCAGTCAGGAGAGACTGCTGACACTTTGATGGCTCTACGTTACTGCAAACGTCATGGAGCTCTTATAGTGGGAATAACAAACACTGTTGGTAGCTCCATCTGTCGCGAATCCCACTGTGGTGTCCACATCAATGCTGGCCCTGAAATTGGTGTCGCCTCAACAAAGGCCTATACATCGCAGTTTGTTTCCCTGGTTATGTTCGCGTTAGTGATCAGTGAGGATCGTATTTCCCTGCAGAAGCGACGCGCCGATATTATCGAAGGTCTACATGAATTGGACGGCAAAATTC is from Ostrinia nubilalis chromosome 2, ilOstNubi1.1, whole genome shotgun sequence and encodes:
- the LOC135083253 gene encoding glutamine--fructose-6-phosphate aminotransferase [isomerizing] 1-like, with translation MCGIFAYINHLTPKTRREILELLVNGLKRLEYRGYDSAGVAVDAADFKDIAVVKRSGKVAALEELLQERSVELAVEECVESHCGIAHTRWATHGEPSSINSHPQRSGDDNAFVVIHNGIITNYKEVKTFLENKGYVFESQTDTEAIVKLIHHIYSQHKNYSFQELAEQAIQQLEGAFALCFKSRHFPNECVATRRGSPLLVGIKTRRRLSSDHVPIMYTNNKATRGVVPSVPRVNSHAHFEPEEERDVEYFFASDASAVIEHTNRVLYFEDDDVAHIKDGVLSIHRMSGSSTDPHQREILTLKLELQQIMKGNYEYFMQKEIFEQPESIVNTMRGRLNFANGTVTLGGIKDYIPEIKRCRRLMLIGCGTSYHSAVATRQLLEELTELPVMVELASDFLDRNTPVFRDDVCFFISQSGETADTLMALRYCKRHGALIVGITNTVGSSICRESHCGVHINAGPEIGVASTKAYTSQFVSLVMFALVISEDRISLQKRRADIIEGLHELDGKIRQVLSLDAEVKALAEDLYRQRSLLIMGRGYNFATCLEGALKVKELTYMHSEGIMAGELKHGPLALIDDSMPVMMIVMRDPVYTKCMNALQQVTARQGRPIVVCEEGDKETMALASRCLHIPKTVDCLQGVLTVIPMQLLAYHIAVLRGCNVDCPRNLAKSVTVE